The following are encoded together in the Bos javanicus breed banteng chromosome X, ARS-OSU_banteng_1.0, whole genome shotgun sequence genome:
- the MAGEA10 gene encoding melanoma-associated antigen 10, whose translation MSHAPKRRRCVLEEGSEAQSVLAVVEEDTSSSSTCSSSFPFSSSSSSYSLISSSPGEELNVIPGPPGPSQDPSQGPSQDPSQGPSQSPPSSSLSPTAVASPMSESGDSPSSQKEESPSTSQALPNAESLPRNVIDDRVADMVEFLLLKYRTKELTTKAEMLNVVIKDYQDHFPEIFREASECLQLAFGVDVKEVDPSDDSYALVTTLGLTCDGLMSDGETMPKNGILIVILSMIFMEGGCVSEEKVWEVLNVMGVYDGTEHFIYGEPRELITRVLVQEQYFEYRQVPNSDPARYEFLWGPRAHSEIYKMTLLEFLAKISGSDPRAFPLWYEEALRQQEERAQSGLATMDDTSAVASESSSAPSSSFCPE comes from the coding sequence ATGTCTCATGCTCCAAAGCGACGGCGCTGCGTGCTTGAGGAAGGCAGTGAGGCCCAAAGCGTTCTGGCAGTTGTGGAAGAGGATACGTCCTCATCCTCCACCTGCTCCTCctcatttcccttctcctcctcttcctcttcctattCTCTGATCTCGAGCTCCCCAGGGGAGGAGCTTAATGTTATTCCTGGGCCCCCAGGTCCTTCCCAGGATCCTTCCCAGGGTCCTTCCCAGGATCCTTCCCAGGGTCCTTCACAGAGCCCTCCaagttcctctctctctcccactgctGTTGCCTCTCCAATGAGTGAATCCGGGGATAGCCCCAGCAGCCAAAAAGAGGAGAGTCCAAGCACCTCTCAGGCTCTGCCAAATGCTGAGTCCCTGCCCAGAAATGTGATTGATGACAGGGTGGCTGATATGGTAGAGTTTCTGCTCCTCAAGTATCGCACTAAGGAGCTGACCACAAAGGCGGAAATGCTGAATGTCGTTATCAAAGATTACCAGGATCACTTCCCTGAGATCTTCAGAGAAGCCTCGGAGTGCCTGCAGCTGGCGTTTGGCGTGGATGTGAAGGAAGTGGACCCCAGCGACGACTCCTATGCCCTGGTCACTACCCTGGGCCTCACCTGCGATGGGCTGATGAGCGATGGGGAGACCATGCCCAAGAATGGTATTCTGATAGTTATCCTGAGCATGATCTTTATGGAGGGTGGTTGTGTCTCTGAGGAGAAGGTGTGGGAAGTGCTGAATGTGATGGGGGTATATGATGGGACAGAGCACTTTATCTATGGGGAGCCCAGGGAGCTTATTACCAGAGTGTTGGTGCAGGAGCAGTACTTCGAGTACCGACAGGTGCCCAACAGTGATCCGGCCCGCTATGAGTTTCTGTGGGGTCCCCGGGCCCACTCGGAGATCTACAAGATGACTCTCCTGGAGTTTTTGGCTAAGATCAGTGGAAGTGACCCTAGAGCCTTCCCTCTGTGGTATGAGGAGGCTTTGAGACAGCAGGAAGAAAGAGCCCAATCTGGGCTTGCCACCATGGATGATACCAGTGCTGTGGCCAGTGAAAGTTCTAGTGCCCCATCTAGCAGCTTCTGCCCTGAGTGA